A window of the Acetobacteraceae bacterium genome harbors these coding sequences:
- a CDS encoding AAA family ATPase, which yields MTMPDSEKKLPAIWKLSHGGAMQPNVKVWLEKHQYLAIDDGYNLKDKFINDLKIGDIVSLYQKRGHVKCFALVCVVGNSLRSNDIGDVEKNLDGRILRKYKILKKPINIDDEYEGIVKGWSPNFNNTLYEISEDQQEEFEEYILKPHYGITLNELYRLRDKIMQEVQQDLENESPVQKEDSKAIKSDAPLNQIFYGPPGTGKTYKTISEAVRICKPDIFEKYKNDRTELKKQYDELVQKGQVSFVTFHQSYGYEEFIEGLKATTEDGNISYQVADGIFKQICLDAKESRNLPYVLIIDEINRGNISKIFGELITLIEDSKREGNPEVLSLKLPYSGEVFSVPNNVYLIGTMNTADRSLALIDTALRRRFEFVEMTPDASLLKDKNIEGVELKSLLEMMNERIELLYDREHMLGHSFLLGVKTIEDLKKAFQNKILPLLQEYFFEDWEKINLVLGKNGFIEEKSVERSRLFESTNQNFPETIYKLVGKDDPVWKKLDSYTKVYASRKNDK from the coding sequence ATGACGATGCCAGACTCTGAGAAAAAATTACCCGCCATTTGGAAATTGTCGCATGGCGGGGCAATGCAGCCTAATGTGAAGGTTTGGTTAGAGAAACATCAGTATTTAGCGATAGATGATGGTTATAACCTAAAAGATAAATTTATAAATGATTTAAAGATTGGTGATATTGTTTCTTTATATCAAAAGCGAGGTCACGTTAAATGTTTTGCTCTTGTCTGCGTTGTAGGAAATTCTCTAAGGAGTAATGACATAGGGGATGTGGAAAAGAATCTAGATGGACGGATACTTCGAAAATATAAAATTCTTAAAAAGCCGATCAATATTGATGATGAGTATGAGGGAATAGTGAAAGGGTGGTCACCCAATTTCAATAATACCTTATATGAAATTTCAGAAGATCAACAAGAAGAGTTTGAGGAGTATATTTTAAAGCCGCATTACGGGATTACTTTGAACGAGCTTTATAGGTTAAGGGATAAAATAATGCAGGAAGTCCAGCAGGATTTAGAAAATGAAAGTCCTGTCCAAAAAGAAGACTCAAAAGCCATAAAATCAGATGCGCCCCTAAATCAAATTTTTTACGGCCCTCCCGGGACAGGCAAAACTTATAAGACAATCAGTGAAGCGGTAAGAATTTGTAAGCCCGATATTTTTGAGAAATACAAAAACGACAGAACAGAACTTAAAAAACAATATGATGAGTTAGTTCAAAAAGGTCAGGTTTCCTTTGTTACGTTTCATCAAAGCTATGGCTATGAAGAGTTTATCGAGGGTTTAAAGGCGACAACAGAAGACGGCAATATTTCTTATCAGGTTGCAGATGGGATTTTTAAACAAATCTGTTTGGATGCAAAAGAGTCTAGAAACCTCCCTTACGTCCTCATTATTGATGAAATTAACCGTGGAAATATTTCCAAAATTTTTGGTGAGCTGATTACGCTCATTGAGGATTCTAAACGTGAAGGAAATCCAGAGGTGCTTTCTTTAAAACTGCCTTATTCTGGAGAGGTTTTTTCTGTTCCGAACAATGTTTATTTGATTGGGACAATGAATACCGCAGACCGCTCTTTGGCGCTGATAGATACGGCTTTGCGCCGTCGTTTTGAGTTTGTGGAAATGACGCCCGATGCCTCGCTTTTAAAGGACAAAAATATTGAGGGTGTTGAGTTAAAAAGTCTGTTGGAAATGATGAATGAGCGCATTGAGCTTCTGTATGATCGGGAACATATGCTCGGCCATAGCTTCCTCCTCGGCGTGAAGACAATAGAGGATTTGAAAAAGGCGTTTCAGAATAAAATCCTGCCTCTTTTGCAGGAATATTTCTTTGAAGATTGGGAAAAAATCAATCTCGTTTTAGGTAAGAATGGCTTTATTGAAGAAAAATCAGTTGAAAGAAGCAGACTTTTTGAGAGTACCAATCAGAATTTTCCCGAAACGATTTATAAATTAGTAGGAAAAGATGATCCTGTTTGGAAAAAATTAGATAGCTACACAAAGGTTTATGCGTCCAGAAAAAATGACAAGTAA
- a CDS encoding dihydrolipoyllysine succinyltransferase, protein MAKQAKKEVQEIEISVPPLGETVESALIARWLFKEGEIVEEGEAILELETDKISLEVPAPVRGVLRSPLPVSAEVKSGDFLAKLDLSAKELAQAKLKEAPLVEVPAQKMPVQPEIKRQAPPSAPMKEKVPEQSEADEKRLKLSPLRLAVARNLKEIQNHAAVLTTFTEVDMSEVMALRKRYQKEFIEAHEGIKLGFMSFFATAVARALNRFPVMNAYIEGDETVYRRHANLGVAVTTDKGLVVPVIKAAEALGFAEIEKKVADFAVKARESRLVREDLSGASFTLSNGGIFGSLLSTPLLSPKQSGVLGLHAIKERPVALEGQVVIRPMMYVALSYDHRLVDGKEGVSFLRTVKELVEDPARLLLDI, encoded by the coding sequence ATGGCAAAACAGGCAAAAAAAGAAGTGCAGGAAATCGAAATTAGTGTGCCTCCTCTCGGAGAGACAGTTGAATCTGCTTTGATTGCACGATGGCTCTTTAAAGAAGGCGAAATTGTTGAGGAAGGCGAGGCCATTTTAGAATTGGAGACCGATAAAATCAGTCTCGAAGTGCCTGCGCCTGTAAGGGGCGTTTTACGCTCTCCTTTGCCTGTTTCTGCCGAAGTAAAGTCAGGAGATTTTCTGGCGAAACTGGATTTGTCAGCGAAAGAGCTTGCCCAAGCCAAGCTAAAAGAAGCCCCTCTCGTTGAAGTGCCTGCGCAGAAAATGCCTGTTCAGCCAGAGATCAAAAGGCAAGCGCCACCATCAGCCCCTATGAAAGAAAAAGTGCCAGAACAGAGTGAAGCGGACGAAAAACGCCTTAAACTGAGTCCTTTGCGTTTAGCCGTTGCCCGTAATTTGAAAGAAATTCAAAATCATGCTGCTGTGCTGACCACCTTTACCGAAGTGGATATGAGCGAAGTGATGGCGCTCCGCAAGCGCTATCAAAAGGAATTTATCGAAGCGCATGAAGGCATAAAATTAGGCTTTATGTCTTTTTTTGCCACTGCTGTTGCAAGGGCGCTTAACCGTTTTCCTGTGATGAATGCCTATATTGAAGGCGATGAGACTGTTTACCGCCGTCATGCCAATTTGGGCGTTGCGGTGACAACGGATAAGGGGCTGGTTGTGCCTGTGATTAAAGCCGCCGAGGCGCTAGGCTTTGCCGAGATTGAGAAAAAAGTGGCAGATTTTGCAGTAAAGGCAAGAGAATCACGCTTGGTAAGGGAAGACCTTTCGGGGGCGAGCTTTACGCTCAGCAATGGCGGGATTTTCGGGTCGCTTCTGTCAACGCCGCTTTTAAGTCCAAAACAATCAGGGGTTTTGGGGCTTCATGCGATTAAAGAGCGCCCAGTTGCATTGGAGGGGCAGGTCGTTATTCGTCCGATGATGTATGTGGCGCTCTCTTATGACCACCGCCTAGTGGACGGTAAGGAAGGGGTGAGTTTCTTGCGTACGGTTAAAGAGCTTGTTGAAGACCCTGCCCGTCTTTTGCTTGATATTTAA
- a CDS encoding voltage-gated chloride channel protein, with translation MTMPSLKTRQIYSIIRSKSLLPESPQFYVDLLVWFLLLTPIALAAGATCAFFMLALEHSIHFRFSHGWIIYLLPLAGMLVALLNTGVNRLSNQTEHLKGTLLHRLITVFNTLIKIPLAFFSAVMSNLFGASVGREGTALQMSANFADGLSHLFDLHAHKRKILIFAGVAAGFGAIFGTPVAGMLFVVEVTAFAGTLSYRSLLPCVYTAMISDTACGVITDFLHIKRLNQVIAAQPLFAGNWHFNGQNPLLLAKIFLAAVLFGIIGRIYMTGLSVSRDVFAKICKPAYLRPALGGILTLLLVLLCGSRDYLGLGVISSHPPAGASVIDFFAGANNGFDWAWKLIFTLICIGSGFRGGNVTPMFFIGAGLGCVLGPWIAPEAAPLFTGIGFVCVFCAALKTPITATIIAAEVFGTENLAYYAFACVIAFAVSGSVDRRPEWLEQMLQDHTGL, from the coding sequence TTGACGATGCCTTCTCTCAAAACACGCCAAATCTATTCTATTATCCGTTCTAAATCGCTCTTGCCTGAGTCACCGCAATTCTATGTTGACCTGCTTGTCTGGTTTCTGCTCCTGACGCCCATTGCCTTAGCGGCTGGGGCAACCTGCGCTTTCTTCATGCTGGCGTTAGAGCATTCTATTCATTTCCGCTTCAGCCATGGCTGGATTATCTATCTTCTTCCCCTTGCTGGAATGCTCGTTGCACTCCTCAATACGGGGGTGAACCGCCTTTCCAATCAAACAGAACATCTCAAGGGCACGCTTCTTCACCGCCTCATCACCGTTTTCAATACACTCATCAAAATCCCCTTAGCCTTTTTCTCTGCGGTCATGAGTAATCTCTTTGGCGCTTCTGTGGGACGTGAAGGAACAGCCCTTCAAATGTCGGCAAATTTTGCAGACGGCCTCTCCCATTTATTCGATTTACATGCGCATAAACGGAAAATTCTGATTTTTGCAGGGGTTGCGGCTGGTTTTGGCGCTATTTTCGGAACACCTGTGGCGGGTATGCTCTTTGTGGTGGAGGTCACTGCTTTTGCTGGGACATTAAGCTACCGCTCCCTCCTCCCCTGCGTTTACACCGCCATGATTTCAGACACAGCATGTGGCGTGATTACAGATTTTTTACATATTAAACGCCTCAATCAAGTCATTGCTGCGCAACCGCTTTTTGCTGGAAACTGGCATTTTAACGGTCAAAATCCGCTTCTTTTAGCCAAAATTTTTCTGGCAGCCGTTTTGTTTGGCATTATCGGACGCATTTATATGACAGGCCTCAGCGTCAGCCGTGATGTCTTTGCTAAAATTTGCAAACCAGCTTATTTACGGCCAGCACTTGGCGGTATTTTAACGCTTCTGCTTGTGCTTCTTTGCGGTTCTCGGGATTATCTCGGCCTCGGCGTTATCTCTTCCCACCCCCCTGCTGGCGCTTCTGTGATTGATTTTTTTGCCGGTGCAAATAATGGCTTTGACTGGGCATGGAAACTGATCTTTACCCTGATTTGTATCGGGTCAGGCTTTCGGGGAGGCAATGTGACCCCCATGTTCTTTATTGGCGCTGGCCTAGGCTGCGTCCTCGGCCCATGGATTGCGCCAGAGGCTGCGCCTTTATTCACAGGCATTGGTTTTGTCTGCGTTTTTTGTGCGGCACTGAAAACGCCTATTACGGCGACTATTATCGCTGCTGAAGTTTTCGGAACGGAAAATCTGGCCTATTACGCCTTTGCCTGCGTCATTGCCTTTGCTGTTTCGGGTTCTGTGGATCGCCGTCCTGAATGGCTTGAACAAATGCTCCAAGACCATACAGGACTTTAA
- the recA gene encoding recombinase RecA yields MAKAPAKSRISASGSGDKAKEDKRRALENALGQIERSFGKESIMRMGDQPNREIESISTGSLGLDIALGIGGVPRGRIIEIYGPESSGKTTLALHILAEAQKLGGTAAFIDAEHALDPGYARKLGVNVDDLLLSQPDTGEQALEITDTLVRSGAVDLIVVDSVAALVPKAELEGDMGDAHVGLQARLMSQALRKLTGTINRSQTTVIFLNQIRMKIGVMFGNPETTAGGNALKFYSSVRLDIRRIGSIKDKDEVLGNQTRIKVVKNKMAPPFKQVEFEIIYGEGISKLGELLDLGVKANIVDKSGAWFSYDSVRLGQGKENSKTYLREHPEMAVEIEGKIREHSGLIEEVSEADSESASGEGDVDDIFSHDQD; encoded by the coding sequence ATGGCAAAGGCACCCGCAAAATCCCGCATTAGCGCCTCTGGTTCAGGGGATAAAGCCAAGGAAGATAAAAGACGGGCACTGGAAAATGCGCTGGGTCAGATTGAGCGTTCCTTTGGTAAAGAGTCTATTATGCGGATGGGGGATCAGCCAAACCGTGAAATTGAATCTATTTCAACAGGTTCTTTGGGGCTCGATATTGCGCTTGGCATTGGCGGTGTGCCCCGTGGGCGGATTATTGAAATTTACGGCCCTGAAAGTTCAGGGAAAACGACGCTTGCCCTTCATATTTTAGCCGAGGCGCAGAAATTAGGCGGAACGGCCGCTTTTATTGATGCGGAGCATGCGCTTGACCCCGGATATGCCCGTAAACTTGGTGTGAATGTTGATGATCTGCTTCTGAGTCAGCCCGATACAGGAGAGCAGGCTTTGGAAATCACTGATACGCTCGTGCGTTCAGGGGCCGTGGATTTGATTGTCGTTGATTCTGTTGCGGCGCTTGTGCCAAAGGCAGAGCTTGAGGGCGATATGGGAGATGCCCATGTGGGCTTGCAGGCCCGTTTGATGAGTCAGGCGCTTAGAAAATTAACAGGTACGATTAACCGTTCCCAGACGACTGTGATTTTCCTTAATCAAATTCGCATGAAAATCGGTGTGATGTTTGGCAATCCTGAAACAACGGCAGGCGGTAATGCACTGAAATTCTATTCTTCCGTGCGGTTGGATATTCGCCGTATCGGATCGATTAAAGATAAAGATGAAGTTTTGGGCAACCAAACCCGTATTAAAGTTGTTAAAAACAAAATGGCACCCCCTTTCAAACAGGTTGAGTTTGAAATTATTTATGGCGAGGGCATCAGTAAGCTCGGCGAGCTTCTTGATCTCGGTGTGAAAGCCAATATCGTTGATAAGTCTGGTGCATGGTTCTCTTATGATTCTGTCCGCCTTGGGCAAGGGAAAGAGAACTCTAAGACTTATTTAAGAGAACATCCCGAAATGGCGGTAGAGATTGAAGGCAAGATCAGAGAACATTCTGGTTTGATTGAGGAAGTTTCTGAAGCGGATTCAGAGAGCGCTTCTGGAGAGGGGGACGTTGATGACATCTTCTCCCATGATCAGGATTAA
- the recJ gene encoding single-stranded-DNA-specific exonuclease RecJ, whose translation MLENSSLNSLQDPQNVLGVVQSASGRAWLWRSGTLADPHQLERLIAVMGRESGLGDIACRVLIGRGLAPKEVQGFLDASLRRHLPDPSSLKAMDQAAARLAKAVLSNEKIGIFGDYDVDGACSSALLTQYLRALGLTVFPHIPDRMKEGYGPNTKALEDLAEKGATLVICTDCGTTAHEVLNPFSEKCDLIVLDHHKPEGHFLPNGIVVNPNRLDCTSGQGHLCATGVAFLMIVALRRELMRQNYFGVTEEGKKATGPDLLAYLDVVALATICDVMQLRGVNRAFVGQGLKVLEKAQRPGLAALGEVAGLKKLGHSIACGFALGPRINAGGRIGKSTLGIELLLSETYPDALPLARELDETNAKRQEVEGDILQEAMLAAEKKLSSGRNAVFLYAQGWHPGVVGIVAGRIKEKFNRPVFIGSLDSETGLIKGSARSIEGLDVGEAVLSAVQKKILCGGGGHAMAAGFALHPEQGDAFEEFLDEALKEAQSSPKRANLIIDAVISAVGANVQNAEEIEKLAPFGPGNDEPYLALSNVRVKYAKRIGKDLNTLRVTLEDDLGKGRIKALVFRVENTEFGTLLEAPNRPLIHVAGRLRAEEWRGRKDATFFIEDAVEVTSVSA comes from the coding sequence ATGCTTGAAAATTCTTCTTTAAATTCATTGCAAGACCCCCAAAATGTTTTGGGGGTGGTGCAAAGTGCTTCTGGCCGTGCATGGCTGTGGCGGAGTGGCACGCTGGCTGATCCACATCAGCTTGAGCGCTTAATTGCTGTTATGGGCAGAGAAAGCGGGCTTGGTGATATTGCCTGCCGTGTCTTGATTGGCAGAGGCCTTGCGCCTAAAGAGGTGCAGGGGTTTTTAGATGCGAGTTTAAGACGGCATTTGCCAGACCCTTCCAGCTTGAAAGCGATGGATCAGGCGGCGGCAAGATTGGCGAAAGCCGTCCTTTCTAATGAAAAAATAGGTATTTTTGGCGATTATGATGTCGATGGTGCTTGCAGTTCAGCGCTTTTGACGCAATATCTGCGTGCCCTTGGATTGACCGTTTTTCCACATATTCCCGACCGCATGAAAGAGGGATACGGCCCTAATACCAAAGCTTTGGAAGACTTGGCAGAAAAAGGCGCAACGCTGGTAATTTGTACCGATTGCGGCACAACAGCGCATGAAGTTTTAAATCCTTTTTCTGAAAAATGTGATCTGATTGTGTTGGATCATCACAAGCCAGAGGGGCATTTTTTACCGAATGGCATTGTGGTTAATCCCAACCGTTTGGACTGTACATCAGGGCAAGGACATCTCTGTGCAACAGGGGTGGCTTTTTTGATGATTGTGGCGTTACGGCGCGAGCTGATGCGGCAAAATTATTTTGGTGTCACGGAAGAGGGCAAAAAGGCGACGGGGCCTGATTTGCTTGCTTATTTGGACGTGGTTGCTTTGGCAACGATCTGCGATGTGATGCAGTTGAGAGGGGTGAACCGTGCCTTTGTCGGGCAGGGTTTGAAAGTCTTAGAAAAGGCACAGCGTCCGGGGTTGGCGGCTTTAGGCGAAGTTGCAGGCTTAAAAAAATTAGGTCATTCCATTGCTTGCGGTTTTGCGCTTGGCCCCCGTATCAATGCAGGGGGCAGGATTGGGAAAAGCACGCTTGGTATTGAGCTGCTTTTGTCCGAAACCTATCCAGATGCGCTGCCTTTGGCACGGGAATTAGACGAAACCAATGCGAAACGTCAGGAAGTTGAGGGCGATATCCTGCAAGAGGCCATGCTGGCGGCGGAAAAAAAGCTTTCATCTGGCCGAAATGCCGTTTTTCTTTATGCGCAAGGCTGGCATCCGGGCGTTGTTGGGATTGTGGCAGGACGGATTAAGGAAAAATTCAACCGTCCTGTTTTTATTGGATCGTTGGATAGCGAGACTGGTCTTATCAAAGGATCGGCAAGGTCGATTGAGGGGCTTGATGTGGGGGAAGCGGTGCTTTCCGCTGTGCAAAAGAAGATTCTTTGCGGGGGCGGCGGTCATGCAATGGCCGCAGGTTTTGCGCTCCACCCAGAACAGGGCGATGCGTTTGAGGAATTTTTAGACGAGGCGCTGAAAGAGGCGCAATCATCTCCCAAACGGGCTAATTTAATTATTGATGCGGTCATTAGCGCCGTAGGGGCGAATGTCCAGAATGCCGAAGAAATCGAAAAACTTGCGCCCTTTGGTCCGGGGAATGATGAGCCTTATTTAGCGCTTTCCAATGTGCGGGTGAAATATGCGAAACGTATTGGCAAAGACCTGAATACGTTAAGAGTCACGCTTGAAGACGATTTAGGCAAGGGGCGGATTAAAGCGCTCGTTTTTCGGGTCGAGAATACCGAGTTTGGCACGTTGCTCGAAGCGCCAAACCGCCCGTTAATTCATGTCGCAGGCCGTTTGCGTGCAGAGGAATGGCGGGGACGGAAAGACGCCACCTTCTTTATAGAAGATGCGGTTGAAGTGACTTCTGTCTCAGCTTAA
- a CDS encoding DUF2892 domain-containing protein produces the protein MALKFISVEEARRLIDERVTVVDIRDAIEFDGEHIARALNIPTENLSWSEFQGRPVLFYCQTGKRTKINSAVLALISPYGYVLEGGLDAWKKAKLPVIKGGNRQSSVMRQIYVMSGALVFIGSLLGGVKSRKFFLLPALIGAGMFGTGVTGKCGLTHFLMKMSWNRPPAQNSKEE, from the coding sequence ATGGCCTTAAAATTTATTTCCGTGGAAGAGGCAAGACGCCTTATTGATGAGCGTGTGACGGTTGTTGATATTCGTGATGCCATAGAATTCGATGGTGAACATATTGCAAGGGCTTTGAATATTCCTACGGAAAATCTTTCATGGAGTGAATTTCAGGGACGTCCTGTTTTATTTTATTGTCAAACAGGAAAGAGGACAAAAATAAACAGTGCTGTTCTAGCCCTTATCAGCCCTTATGGATATGTTCTCGAAGGAGGCTTAGATGCTTGGAAAAAAGCCAAACTTCCCGTTATAAAGGGAGGCAACCGTCAATCTTCTGTAATGCGTCAGATTTATGTGATGTCTGGCGCGCTCGTTTTTATCGGAAGCCTTTTGGGCGGCGTGAAAAGCAGAAAATTTTTTCTTCTTCCAGCTTTGATTGGGGCTGGCATGTTCGGCACAGGTGTCACAGGTAAATGCGGTCTGACCCATTTTTTGATGAAAATGTCTTGGAATAGACCACCAGCGCAAAATTCTAAAGAAGAATAG
- a CDS encoding gamma-glutamyltranspeptidase — MKFSFSLLKSCSLSFLILGFLGATSCSRFVPTEVKKQEAKQPGQNVLHSLFGKTTSTLPVEGIVVADEPQASIAGRDVLARGGNAVDAAVASSMAMAVTLPSRASFGGGGACLVGKGKEFNAFLFLPKGGGEENTQNPPERPASVPMLARGLYLMQDRFGEVVFSDDVIAARRFAQRGIRVSRQLADDLEAVKTPLFADAGMREVFGKGTNEKGEVQSLKVGDTLIQRQLGGFLEQIEKQGIGDLYGGSLGDSYVEGVNKAGGGLVRESLRSSLPTETKPVEVELPGTEGHAWRGIFLPPPVDGGMAAAVALKKEGPAEQAAALWRYLDENGQPLSPKDFMNTPLSSERFSLPSLPASSSILARDEKGMQVACVLSAGNLFGTGRMSGRSGVVIGTSPESRPAPLYAAGMVFSDQGNPQAVATATGQTAAASALADHLAGFMAHPVESSVKVKATKLPPPEEAGNGIFCGSSELADCTGVAENVSGLAIRQRSREFKH, encoded by the coding sequence ATGAAATTTTCTTTCTCTCTTTTAAAATCCTGCTCTTTGAGCTTTTTGATTCTTGGTTTTCTAGGGGCGACAAGCTGTTCCCGTTTTGTACCGACAGAGGTGAAAAAGCAGGAGGCTAAACAGCCCGGACAAAATGTCCTGCATTCTCTTTTCGGGAAGACCACTTCAACTTTACCCGTAGAGGGGATTGTTGTTGCAGATGAACCGCAAGCCTCTATCGCTGGGCGTGATGTCTTAGCAAGAGGCGGAAATGCGGTTGATGCGGCGGTGGCGTCCTCGATGGCGATGGCTGTGACTTTGCCTTCCCGAGCCTCTTTCGGGGGCGGTGGCGCTTGTTTGGTTGGAAAAGGGAAAGAATTTAACGCCTTTTTATTTTTGCCCAAAGGCGGTGGGGAGGAAAATACCCAAAATCCACCAGAGCGTCCTGCCAGTGTGCCGATGCTCGCCCGTGGCCTTTATTTGATGCAGGATCGTTTTGGGGAGGTTGTTTTTTCGGACGATGTGATTGCAGCTCGCCGTTTTGCACAGCGTGGCATTCGGGTGAGCCGTCAGCTTGCTGATGATTTGGAGGCTGTAAAAACCCCTCTATTTGCTGATGCTGGCATGCGGGAAGTCTTTGGAAAAGGCACAAATGAAAAAGGAGAGGTTCAGTCGCTTAAAGTGGGTGACACGCTCATTCAACGCCAGCTTGGTGGATTTTTGGAACAGATTGAAAAGCAGGGTATTGGCGATCTCTACGGTGGATCTCTTGGGGACAGTTATGTGGAGGGTGTGAATAAGGCTGGCGGTGGACTGGTGCGTGAATCTTTGCGAAGCAGCCTCCCAACAGAGACAAAACCTGTTGAGGTGGAATTGCCCGGGACAGAAGGCCATGCTTGGCGTGGGATTTTCCTGCCGCCGCCTGTGGACGGCGGTATGGCGGCGGCCGTGGCGCTGAAAAAAGAAGGGCCTGCGGAACAGGCTGCGGCGCTTTGGCGTTATCTTGATGAAAATGGCCAGCCGCTTTCGCCAAAAGATTTTATGAATACGCCCCTTTCTTCTGAGCGCTTCAGCTTGCCTTCTTTACCAGCCTCCAGCTCTATTTTGGCACGGGACGAGAAGGGTATGCAGGTGGCCTGTGTGTTAAGTGCAGGCAATCTTTTTGGCACAGGACGCATGTCAGGGCGGAGCGGTGTCGTGATTGGCACGTCTCCTGAGAGCCGTCCTGCACCGCTTTATGCGGCTGGCATGGTGTTTTCAGATCAAGGCAATCCGCAGGCAGTGGCAACCGCAACAGGACAGACGGCGGCCGCGAGTGCCTTGGCCGATCATTTGGCTGGTTTTATGGCGCATCCTGTGGAAAGTTCTGTTAAAGTGAAGGCTACGAAATTGCCGCCGCCAGAAGAGGCCGGAAACGGTATTTTCTGTGGCAGTTCGGAATTGGCGGACTGCACAGGTGTGGCGGAAAATGTTTCCGGGCTCGCAATCCGTCAGCGCAGTCGGGAATTTAAACATTAA